From Alloacidobacterium dinghuense:
CTGACGGCTCGCAGATCGCCTTTATCGCAGGATTGATGTCCGATCAGGGCTCAACTGGCGGCGATCTCTACGTGGTTCCTGCAACTGGAGGGGAGCCGATCAACATGACTCCCGGGCAGACTGCTACAACCAGTTGGATTTCCTGGCCCAGACCCGGTGAAATTCAATACTCAGCCATTCGTGGAGGCTCCAGCGAGTTCAATACTCTGGTACTCGATAGGCCCACCGATACGGTCAAGCAGCACACCGTTCTCAATTTTCAATTTCCAGCCAACATCGGTGATGGACGGCTCATGATGAGTCTCTCAGATGGAGGTGGTGATTTCGCCTTCATCAAGAGTTCATTCTCTGAAGCACCAGAGGTTTGGGTCGCCAGAGACGTCGATGGGGAATGCGCGAAAGACTGCTATGAATTCCAGCAGATCACCCATTACAACGACAACCTGAAGCCCTCGTGGGGCAAATCCGAGTCTGTAACTTGGAAAAACGACGGCTATGACGTGCAGGGCTGGCTGCTCTACCCTGCCAATTACGATCCGGCAAAGAAATATCCGCTGATTGTTATGGTTCATGGCGGACCGTCGGCAGCGGCGACGCCGCACTGGCCGGGAGCCGGCTTTGGGGCAGCGCCATTCTCTGCGCTCGGCTACTTTGTGCTTGAGCCGAACCCGCGCGGCAGCTACGGACAGGGCGAGAAGTTCACCCAGGCCAATCGCAAGGACTTCGGCTATGGCGACCTGCGGGACATTCTTGCCGGGGTCCATACCGTGGCCAATAAATACTCGGTCGATCCGGAACGCGTCGGGATCACTGGCTGGAGCTATGGCGGATTTATGACCATGTTCGCGGTTACGCAGACGAACCGCTTCCGCGCGGCCGTGGCCGGCGCGGGCATCGCCAACTGGCAGAGCTACTATGGCGAAAACTCCATCGACCAATGGATGATCCCGTTCTTTGGCGCATCGGTTTATGACGATCCGGCTGTTTACGCTAAGAGTTCAGCCATTAACTTCATCCATAAGGTCAAGACGCCTACGCTTGTGGTTGTGGGCGACCGCGATGGCGAATGCCCGATGCCGCAATCCTTTGAATTCTGGCATGCGCTGCGCGATCAGCATGTGCCGACGCAACTGGTCGTCTATCCCAATGAAGGCCATCACTTTGTCTCGCGCGATCATCAACGCGACGTGCTGGAACGCGCACTGAGTTGGTTCGAGCAATACATGCCAGCGCAATGACCTGATAGCGAACAAGATAATGCCCGGTCACAGGCCGGGCATTATCTTTGGATCCGTCAGTTCGGTCCCGCGATATGCTTCACTGCAGTTCACACCCCCCTTGAACAAGTTTTTCTGTTGACGCAACCGTAACCGTGTGGCAGATTAGGGGGGCTGTTTCAGAGACACGTATGCAACAACCCGCTGCTTTTTCCTGTCGCTGCTGAATTCTTTCCTCGCGCATTCTGCTGAGGTTGTAAGTCCTTCTCAGTTCATCGGTCACTTCTGTGGTGCCTCGCTGCGTTCGCATTCCCCCCTCCGGCGAACGTAAACCCTCACACCTTCCCACGCAGGAGATGGAACTCTCATGTTGCGAAAAGCTAATTTCTCAAATTGGGCCTGGGCTTGCAGTGTATCTATTGCATGCACTTTGCTTGCCGGCCCCGCACTTCACGCACAAACGCAGATTGAACGCGCGCCCATCGCCGATTTTTCTTCCGATCATGGTCCGATTCACCCTCTTCAGGAAATCACTCTTACGGTGCATCTGAAGGTGCGCAATCAGGCAGCCTTCGACAAGGCTGTCGAAGATCTTTACAGCCCTGGCTCACCCACCTATCACCAGTGGATGACAGACAGCGACCTGGCCCGGTTTGCGCCGTCACCGGCCGAGATTGAGACCGTGAAGAAAGAGCTTGTGTCGAACGGCCTTTCGATTCTCTCTGTCGGCTCCGACAATCTCTCCATTCGTGTCCGCGGTGCGGCTTCGAGTGTTGAGAGGGCATTCCAGACGCAGATTCATGAATTTGAACGCGAGGGCAAGACTTTCCACGCCAACGTAACGCCGGCGAGACTGGCTGGCCCGGCTGGCTCGTTGGTGCGTAGCGTCACCGGACTCAGCGATATGAAACTTAAGCCACTGATCAAATATCAGCTTGATCCTAGAACGGGTAAGCCGCACACCGCGCCGGCCAAGCTGCCAGTTGCCACACTTAAGCAGGTCAGCGGCGGATGGTCTGGAATTGCGACCAACGACTGCTTCTCGAGCCCTTCATCAGTCACGCTCACTACAGCCGGAGCCACCCTGCCTGTCGGGATCTATTTTGGGAATAACTATGACACAGCCTTCAACGACACCCCATCGATTTCCTGCTCCTGGACTCCATCGCAACTCCAGACTCATTACGGCCTGGATAAGGCATATAAGGCGGGTCTTGACGGAACCAAACAGACGATCGTGATCCTCGATGGCCCAACAGATGGGACAGAATTGACGACCGATCTTGCTCTATTCTCCAAGCTCTCCGGTCTTCCGGCAATCAATTCTTCGAACTTCCAGATTCTCTATCCAGACGGCAAGCCAAGCGCTCTGGCGCTGCAAGTTGAAAATGTGCAGGACGAATCGTCACTCGATGTTCAGTGGGTTCATGCAATGGCTCCCAAGGCCAAGATCGTCATCGAAATACTGCCTACGACAGACTGGACGGAATTTGAGTTCGCGATCGACTTCACCAGGCAAAACAAAATCGGCAATGTGATGTCGGTTAGCTACGGTTTGCCGGAAGCTCTTTTTGGGGCCTTTACTGTTCAAGGATTTGAGCAAGTGTTGAAGAAGGCTGCGGCTGCCGGTATCGCCGCCGCCTTCTCCAGCGGAGACGGTGGTGACGAAGGAATCGGCTCGCCTAGCGGTGGCGGCGCACTCTATCCCTCGACATCAGCCTTCGTCACGGCTGTTGGCGGAACGAGCATCGGCATCCCCAATGGAACAACAACCGGAGCGGAAGTCGGCTGGGGCAACAATGTCACTTTCCTCTCTTTTGCAACCAATGCAGTCTTAGACCCGCCACAGGGGCTGGGAAATTACGCTGGAGCAGGAGGAGGCGTGAGCGGCTTCATTGCCAAACCATCCTGGCAAAAGTCCTTCCCTGGGACGACACGACAAGCTCCGGATATTGCAGCCCTGGCTGATCCATTCACCGGGGTGGTCTTTGTTCTGGGAGGCACTCCCATGGCCGGCATCGGCGGAACCAGTTTGGCGGCGCCTATCTTTTCCAGCATCTGGGCAATTGCGGATCAAAAGGCTGGAAAGCCTCTTGGGCAGGCCGCTCCTATGCTCGCAGGTCTTGCCCCATCGGTTATCAATGACGTCGTCCCCGTGAGCAGTGTCACAAACGTCTCTGGCGTCATCGTTGATTCGAATGGTTCAACCTTTTATTCATCCAACGATCTGCTTCCTCCGCTCTTCACCACAACGAAATATGTCAGCGCGTTCTGGAATCTGGGCGGTGAGTATGTCGACCTCAGCTTCGGCACGGATACATCGCTGACGGTGACGAAAGGCTGGGATAACGTAACCGGCTGGGGAGTTCCCGACGGACTCTCCTTCATCACGGCTGCAGCCAAAGCAAAGTAGTTGCCGCTGCGGCACAGAGAAACAGGGTGGTGGGCTGATCTTCGGCCCACCACGCTTGCAACTTTCAATTACCGAGGGCGAAGAGAGCTGATACATCTTCGCTACAAGAATCAGACTCGAGATAAGAAAATTTTCCTGCCGGTGGTGAGAGCGCTCGAAGGCGGTTCATGGTGAAACGCGACTACATATGGGATCACTATGGCCACAACAGACGAAAAATCTGGCAGGAATACGAGAAGAGTTCTTTTGCAATGCACGCCAATGATAACGAATCGATGGCGATGGAATTGAGGAACCATGATGTCGAAAGAGCGTGTGTTTATTGTGGCATTGCTGTTCGTCGGCCTTGTCTCGGCCCTCCATGGGCAAAACATCATTACGTTTGATGTTCCGAACGCTGTTTATACGGATCCAACAGGGATCAATCCTTCAGGACAGATTACAGGCGACTATTCGGGTGCGGACCTTATGCACCATGGATTTCTGCGAGAAAGAAATGGCGCCATTATCAGGTTCGACGTGGCTGGTTCCACGGAGACTTTTCCAACAGCAATTGATACGCTGGGAAATGTGATTGGGTACTCCGATGGCCCGACCAGTCAACCGGAACCTTTGGTTTTTAACACCATTCGGGGTTTCATACGGCACCCGAATGGAACGATCGTGCTCTTTGATGCATGCTCTTCCGCTCGGCCGCCTTTTCTTGAAAACGGTGAGACATTTCCTCGGGCGACAAATGCATTCGGCGAGATCGTTGGGCAATGCCAGCAAACCATTGATATTGACACCTTCGACTATGGCTTCGTCCGACAGCCAAACGGGACGGCGGCGCCAATAAATACAATCGCTGCTTGCGAAAACCGCGTTCTCGGCTTTACGGATGCCGTGGCTGTAAACCTGAGCGGTCACGTCACTGGGTCATGTTCGAATGGACCGGGGCCGAAACTTGGCTTTGTGCAAAACCCGGATGGCGCCATCACTACATTCAATGTGGATGATGTAGCTGAGGCAACGTCGACCAAACCGACCGCAATCAGCCAGAGTGGGCAGATCACGGGAATTTATACCGATGTTCAGGGGACCGAGCAGGCGTTTCTGCGGCAGCGAAACGGTACGATTAGTCTGTTCAGCGTTGGGAATGCTGTTGCTACAAACCCTCAGGGGATTAGCCCGGCAGGCAGGATCGCGGGTTTCTGGGTAGACGGAAACAACGAGGATCACGGATTTGTCAGAAAAGAAAATGGCCACAGCGTGTCCTTTGATGTTCCTGGCGCTACCGATACCACTCCTGTTGCTCTGAAAAACGGCATGATAACGGGTCATTACTCAACAGCAAACGGCGATGTTCACGGATTCTTTGTACGCATTGAGGATCTGCTAGAGCAACACCATCACGGATGGGATATGACCGATTTGGATCTTCCCTAGGACCTCTTACCAGCGTGCAGGCGCTTCCATCATTGCAGGGCCCAGGCTCGCAGCGACGAGCGCCTCCGCTCTTTACCGCTCTTGCGCAACTCTTTTCCACAGCGTTCGAAGGGGGGAACTCCAAGCCTGCTTTTTCAACCACTCCCCGCAGGCCACGCAGCAGAAGCGGTCCGCCTGTTCCCATGGCTAACGATTAGCCCGCGGCGTATCGATCTCCCTTCGCGGCGGTCCCAATCGCTTGCTGAAGTCCTTTCAAGCTTTTACACTCAAATTTCGGAACTATATCCTTGAAGAGACTCCCAGAGAATCTCTGGCAGTGACAACCGTCTGCGTGGCGAGTCCATACAGACGGGGAGGTTTCATGCAGCGGTTTTTCGCCCTGATTGCTTTA
This genomic window contains:
- a CDS encoding S9 family peptidase → MSLRKPIVFLACLLSGATALAQTPAAAPAKDPRIGQIISQLEAVRAPRQTAISPNSNWVAWVVRAEEGRGSVIEAAPVSNPSSTFQVTACAEGKQGEENEIAWSPDSKTLAFFSDCNSEHQQGLYLEEPAAKTPARRLTTFHGYADSPQWSSDGKFIGLLYVEGATRPSGALAAMKPPAGVIGVEGLEIQRVAVVDTASGDLSQITPANLHVYEFNWSRDSKKLAYIAAQPPGENNWWVAKLYTQPFMPGTKPFAGGRATFDPSIVVDPTTGHSPVFGLQLAVPRWSPDGSQIAFIAGLMSDQGSTGGDLYVVPATGGEPINMTPGQTATTSWISWPRPGEIQYSAIRGGSSEFNTLVLDRPTDTVKQHTVLNFQFPANIGDGRLMMSLSDGGGDFAFIKSSFSEAPEVWVARDVDGECAKDCYEFQQITHYNDNLKPSWGKSESVTWKNDGYDVQGWLLYPANYDPAKKYPLIVMVHGGPSAAATPHWPGAGFGAAPFSALGYFVLEPNPRGSYGQGEKFTQANRKDFGYGDLRDILAGVHTVANKYSVDPERVGITGWSYGGFMTMFAVTQTNRFRAAVAGAGIANWQSYYGENSIDQWMIPFFGASVYDDPAVYAKSSAINFIHKVKTPTLVVVGDRDGECPMPQSFEFWHALRDQHVPTQLVVYPNEGHHFVSRDHQRDVLERALSWFEQYMPAQ
- a CDS encoding S53 family peptidase, coding for MLRKANFSNWAWACSVSIACTLLAGPALHAQTQIERAPIADFSSDHGPIHPLQEITLTVHLKVRNQAAFDKAVEDLYSPGSPTYHQWMTDSDLARFAPSPAEIETVKKELVSNGLSILSVGSDNLSIRVRGAASSVERAFQTQIHEFEREGKTFHANVTPARLAGPAGSLVRSVTGLSDMKLKPLIKYQLDPRTGKPHTAPAKLPVATLKQVSGGWSGIATNDCFSSPSSVTLTTAGATLPVGIYFGNNYDTAFNDTPSISCSWTPSQLQTHYGLDKAYKAGLDGTKQTIVILDGPTDGTELTTDLALFSKLSGLPAINSSNFQILYPDGKPSALALQVENVQDESSLDVQWVHAMAPKAKIVIEILPTTDWTEFEFAIDFTRQNKIGNVMSVSYGLPEALFGAFTVQGFEQVLKKAAAAGIAAAFSSGDGGDEGIGSPSGGGALYPSTSAFVTAVGGTSIGIPNGTTTGAEVGWGNNVTFLSFATNAVLDPPQGLGNYAGAGGGVSGFIAKPSWQKSFPGTTRQAPDIAALADPFTGVVFVLGGTPMAGIGGTSLAAPIFSSIWAIADQKAGKPLGQAAPMLAGLAPSVINDVVPVSSVTNVSGVIVDSNGSTFYSSNDLLPPLFTTTKYVSAFWNLGGEYVDLSFGTDTSLTVTKGWDNVTGWGVPDGLSFITAAAKAK